The DNA segment GAAGCCCGGCCCCTGATCCTGAATGATCAGCGTGATCGCCTCGGGATCGATCCGGTAGGTGATCCGCAGCACCAGGTCCGCGTTCTTGCGGTGGCCCCACTCGATCGCGTTGCCCCCCATCTCCATCACCGCCTGCTTCAGATCCTTGATCTGGCGATCGGTCAGCGGGGTGTGGGCGAAGAGGTCGGCCAGCATGTCGTTGGCCTGCTGAAGGTAGGTCAGCTCGCTGCGGATGTCGAAGTTGATCTCGCCGGAGGTGCCCTGACGGCGGTGCTCGTCGCTCCAGGCCAGAGCCTCGTCCATCGTCTTGAAGAGCTGCTCGGGCGAGAACGGCTTGGCGAGATACCCGTTGGCCCCCACTCGCACCCCGGCGACGCGGTGATGGGCCTCATGCAGCGCTGTAACCATGACGACGGGGATCAAATTCGTCTCGCGATCGCGCTTCAGGGCGTCGCAAATCTCGAATCCATCGAAATCGGGTAGCATGACGTCGAGCAGGATCAACGCGGGGCGATGCTCGGCGATGGCGGCCTTGACCTGCGCACCGGAAAAAAGCTGGATCGGTTCGAATCCGCGCGACCGAACGAAACTGGCCAGGATGTCGTTGGTGTCGCGCTCATCGTCGACGATCAGAACCGTGCGCGGCATGGGCATGACTCGGAAGGGCGTACGGAATCGCGAGGAGATCCGGCGACGTCGGCCGGGACGTCGGCGAAAGGTCGGGGCCATTGTCACGCGCCGCCCCGATCGTGACAAGTGATTGATTCGTCGCGTCGGGTTCGACCGAACTCCGATCGGCGTAGGCTCAGAACGGCCCTGCATCTGTCTACTAATTTAAGAGGGGACGGCTGATCCTGTCCAGTCCTCCCGCGCCGCGCCCGATCCGGCGCGAGGTTTGCCTGTTTGAATGGAATCTCCTTGGGAACCCAGGCGGGGAGTGGTCCGAAACGGAGGCGACGACATGGCGATCGGCGTCAACAAGGCCCTGGCGATCGCGGCGGCCGGGGCGGGTGCGGCCATTGCCGCTCGAGCGTTCGTGCGCAACCGACGAATGATCCACCTGGACGGCCGGACGGTCCTCATCACGGGTGGATCGCGAGGACTGGGGCTGGTCCTCGGCCGCGAGTTCGCCGCCCAGGGGGCTCGCGTGGCCCTCTGCGCCCGCGACGCGGACGAGTTGGGCCGCGCTCGCGCCGACCTCGCCTCGCGCGGGGCCGAAGTCGAGTCGTTCGTCTGCGACGTGACCGACCAGGAGCAGGTCGAACGGCTCGTGGGAGACGTCCTTGAGCGTTTCGGCCGGATCGACGTCCTGGTCAACAATGCGGGCGTCATCCAGGTCGGTCCCTTTGAGGAGACGACGCTGGCCGACTTCGAGGAAGCGATGCTCACTCACTTCTGGGCGCCGCTCTACACCGCTCTGGCGGTCCTCCCCGCGATGAAGCGTTCGGGCGAGGGTCGGATCGTCAACATCGCCTCGGTCGGTGGCAAGGTCGCCGCGCCGCACCTCTTGCCTTACAGTTCCAGCAAGTTCGCGCTCATCGGCTTCTCCGAGGGCCTCCGCGCCGAGTTGTTGAAGGACGGCGTGTACGTAACGACCGTCGCGCCGGGCCTGATGCGAACAGGGAGCCCGATCCGGGCGACGTTCAAAGGACAGAACGAGAAGGAGTACGCCTGGTTCGCCATCGGCGACTCGATCCCCGGCCTTTCCGTCTCCGCCGAGCACGCCGCGAGGCGCATCGTCGACGCCGCCCGCCACGGCGACGCCGAGGCGATCATCTCCCTCCCCGCGCACCTGATGGCGAAGGCCAACGGTCTGTTCCCGGGCCTCTTCGCCGACGCCATGGGCGTGTTGAACCAACTCGTC comes from the Paludisphaera rhizosphaerae genome and includes:
- a CDS encoding ATP-binding protein produces the protein MPRTVLIVDDERDTNDILASFVRSRGFEPIQLFSGAQVKAAIAEHRPALILLDVMLPDFDGFEICDALKRDRETNLIPVVMVTALHEAHHRVAGVRVGANGYLAKPFSPEQLFKTMDEALAWSDEHRRQGTSGEINFDIRSELTYLQQANDMLADLFAHTPLTDRQIKDLKQAVMEMGGNAIEWGHRKNADLVLRITYRIDPEAITLIIQDQGPGFNPKQIPHAASDEDPIGHIDLRNELGIREGGFGIMLARGLVDDFRYNTRGNEVTLIKRFDAAEEAAKS
- a CDS encoding SDR family NAD(P)-dependent oxidoreductase; amino-acid sequence: MAIGVNKALAIAAAGAGAAIAARAFVRNRRMIHLDGRTVLITGGSRGLGLVLGREFAAQGARVALCARDADELGRARADLASRGAEVESFVCDVTDQEQVERLVGDVLERFGRIDVLVNNAGVIQVGPFEETTLADFEEAMLTHFWAPLYTALAVLPAMKRSGEGRIVNIASVGGKVAAPHLLPYSSSKFALIGFSEGLRAELLKDGVYVTTVAPGLMRTGSPIRATFKGQNEKEYAWFAIGDSIPGLSVSAEHAARRIVDAARHGDAEAIISLPAHLMAKANGLFPGLFADAMGVLNQLVFPAPGGIGQAKREGKDSRGLTPAWATFLSDRAAARNNEM